From a single Nicotiana tomentosiformis chromosome 2, ASM39032v3, whole genome shotgun sequence genomic region:
- the LOC104089272 gene encoding zinc-finger homeodomain protein 5-like — protein MGGHILDGCGKFMPSEEEGALKCAACNCHRNFHRRETFSEAETQIARPRPPYSTFNPPIHSSSNYHHNYSTASPVMMTFGRNAESSSEDLNLFNSNAGGGQSSKSKKRFRTKFTAEQKERMHEFAEKVGWSIQKQDEQELQHFCNQVGVKRQVFRIWMHNSKQANKKRQM, from the coding sequence ATGGGAGGACATATCCTTGACGGATGTGGCAAATTCATGCCAAGCGAAGAAGAAGGTGCGCTAAAGTGTGCAGCTTGTAATTGTCATCGAAATTTTCATCGGAGAGAAACTTTCTCCGAGGCTGAGACGCAGATAGCTCGCCCACGCCCCCCATATTCTACATTCAATCCACCAATACATAGTAGTAGCAATTACCACCACAATTATAGTACCGCGTCACCAGTGATGATGACTTTTGGAAGGAATGCTGAATCATCAAGTGAGGATCTAAATTTGTTCAATTCTAATGCCGGAGGAGGACAAAGTTCGAAGTCGAAGAAGAGATTTAGGACAAAGTTCACAGCGGAACAAAAAGAAAGAATGCATGAATTTGCTGAGAAGGTGGGATGGAGTATACAGAAGCAAGACGAACAAGAATTGCAACACTTCTGTAACCAAGTGGGTGTCAAGAGACAAGTTTTCAGAATATGGATGCACAACAGCAAACAAGCAAATAAGAAGAGACAAATGTAA